GCGGAAGCCGACTTCCTGAAGGCGTACGGGTCTCCGAACATGGCGGACCGCCAGTCCGCGCTGATCAATCTCGGCCGCGCGCGGATGCGCCGGGGCATCCCGGGCGAGGCCGAGGAGTCGTTCACGCGCGCTCTCGCGATCGCGCCCGATTCCTACGAGGCGCTGATGGCGCGCGGCGAAGCGCGGGAGGCGCTCAAGAACGAGAAGGGAGCCGTCGAGGACTACCTGTCGGCGCTCAAGGTTCGCGCGGAGAGCCTCGACGCGATGCTCCACGTGGGGATGGGACTCCTCGCGCTCGACAACCGCGAGCTCGGGGAGCGGTATCTCCGCCGGGTGACGGAGCTCGGCCCCGATTCGCCGCAGGCGGCGCGCGCGAGGCTGATCCTCGGGGAAGGCTCGAGCGCTCCCACCCTCCCGGAGTGATCCCGGCGTGATCTACCAGCAGATCCTCGACACCCTCATCGCCTCGCTCTCGGGCCTGCTGGCGGCCGTTCTCCTCGACAGCGAGGGGGAGACGGTCGTCGCCGCGCACCGGACGGGCGACGAGCATTCGCACCGGGTCCTCGGCGCCTATCAGGGGATCTATCTCCGCGACCTCGCGCGGGCGCTGGCGCGGTGCGGCCTCGGCGCCGTCCGCGTCTTCTCGCTCGA
This Thermoanaerobaculia bacterium DNA region includes the following protein-coding sequences:
- a CDS encoding tetratricopeptide repeat protein, which produces MSRRLLAAVAAAALLSACASGGKKMPSSELYLTERMATVFLQQGNAMEAENAFRKVLVDDPENAEMRDGHGLSLLMLGRPKEARDEFDHALRIDPKESYLNNRGVAKMELGDFPGAEADFLKAYGSPNMADRQSALINLGRARMRRGIPGEAEESFTRALAIAPDSYEALMARGEAREALKNEKGAVEDYLSALKVRAESLDAMLHVGMGLLALDNRELGERYLRRVTELGPDSPQAARARLILGEGSSAPTLPE